In Streptomyces dangxiongensis, one DNA window encodes the following:
- a CDS encoding YcnI family copper-binding membrane protein → MKASRIAAAAAVAGSAVLALSAPAFAHVGVQPEGTAAKGGYAVVDFKVPNERDNASTTKIEVNLPADHPIASVMPQPIPGWKIDVTKSKLDKPLTMHGEKIDEAVTKVTWTADGGKGIAPGYFQKFPLSLGALPEDTDQLVFKAVQTYSNKEVVRWIEVPQKGQDEPENPAPVLELTAASDDDHHGTTAAADDDADGKSGKTAAAEDSGSGSDTTARVLGVIGIVVGVAGVAYGVLAGRRRTA, encoded by the coding sequence ATGAAGGCTTCTCGTATCGCCGCCGCCGCTGCCGTCGCCGGCTCCGCCGTCCTCGCCCTCTCGGCTCCCGCCTTCGCGCACGTCGGCGTGCAGCCGGAGGGCACCGCGGCCAAGGGCGGTTACGCGGTCGTGGACTTCAAGGTCCCCAACGAGCGCGACAACGCCTCGACCACCAAGATCGAGGTCAACCTCCCGGCCGACCACCCGATCGCCTCGGTGATGCCGCAGCCGATCCCCGGCTGGAAGATCGACGTCACCAAGTCCAAGCTCGACAAGCCGCTGACGATGCACGGCGAGAAGATCGACGAGGCCGTCACCAAGGTGACCTGGACCGCCGACGGCGGCAAGGGCATCGCGCCCGGCTACTTCCAGAAGTTCCCCCTCTCCCTGGGCGCCCTGCCCGAGGACACCGACCAACTGGTGTTCAAGGCGGTGCAGACGTACTCGAACAAGGAGGTCGTCCGCTGGATCGAGGTGCCGCAGAAGGGCCAGGACGAGCCGGAGAACCCGGCCCCCGTCCTGGAGCTGACCGCCGCCTCCGACGACGACCACCACGGCACCACAGCCGCCGCCGACGACGACGCGGACGGCAAGAGCGGGAAGACGGCCGCGGCCGAGGACTCCGGCAGCGGCAGTGACACCACCGCGCGCGTGCTCGGCGTGATCGGCATCGTCGTCGGCGTCGCGGGCGTGGCCTACGGCGTCCTCGCGGGCCGCCGCCGCACCGCCTGA
- a CDS encoding ATP-binding protein — MSIWWSLHLRRDAASVPLARRLLIGTMETAGVDPEVSYDLSVALSEACANAVEHGGDSAPGASEAYRVTAYLDGEKCRIEVADWGPGCVRTQDIRPARPDAEHGRGLCLIRELADHVHIGPKPGRGGTVVSFDKILKWTKDPTLLTA, encoded by the coding sequence ATGAGCATCTGGTGGTCACTCCATCTGCGGCGTGACGCCGCGAGCGTGCCGCTCGCCCGGCGGTTACTGATCGGCACCATGGAGACGGCGGGCGTCGATCCGGAGGTCTCGTACGATCTGTCCGTCGCCCTGAGCGAGGCCTGCGCGAACGCCGTCGAGCACGGCGGGGACAGCGCGCCCGGCGCCTCGGAGGCGTACCGGGTGACCGCGTACCTCGACGGCGAGAAGTGCCGTATCGAGGTGGCCGACTGGGGGCCCGGCTGTGTCCGTACCCAGGACATCCGGCCCGCCCGCCCGGACGCCGAGCACGGCCGCGGCCTGTGTCTGATCCGCGAACTCGCCGACCACGTCCACATCGGGCCCAAGCCGGGCCGGGGCGGGACGGTGGTCAGCTTCGACAAGATCCTCAAGTGGACGAAGGACCCCACCCTGCTCACGGCCTGA
- a CDS encoding aminopeptidase P family protein, translating into MSDELNPAVPDSATAEGAETESDEPIKQRKNGLYPGVSDELAENMKSGWADTELRDLEPVEQAGHTARRRAALSARFPGERLVIPAGNLRTRSNDTEYPFRASVEYTYLTGDQTEDGVLVLEPTTDGHQETIYLLPRSDRENGEFWLSGQGELWVGRRHSLTESEALYGIPAADVRELAEQLREATGPVRVVRGHDAGIEAALTDKVTAERDEELRVFLSEARLVKDEFEVGELQKAVDSTVRGFEDVVKVLDKAEATSERYIEGTFFLRARVEGNDVGYGTIAAAGPHACTLHWVRNDGPVRSGDLLLLDAGVETHTLYTADVTRTLPVSGTYTEIQKKIYDAVYEAQEAGIAAVRPGAKYRDFHDAAQRVLAEKLVEWGLAEGPVERVLELGLQRRWTLHGTGHMLGLDVHDCAAARVETYVDGTLEPGMVLTVEPGLYFQADDLTVPQEYRGIGVRIEDDILVTEDGNRNLSAGLPRRSDEVEAWMAALKG; encoded by the coding sequence GTGTCCGACGAGCTCAACCCGGCTGTGCCCGACTCCGCTACCGCGGAGGGCGCCGAGACCGAGTCCGACGAGCCCATCAAGCAGCGGAAGAACGGCCTGTACCCGGGCGTCTCCGACGAGCTGGCCGAGAACATGAAGTCCGGCTGGGCCGACACGGAGCTGCGTGACCTGGAGCCGGTCGAGCAGGCCGGGCACACCGCCCGCCGCCGTGCCGCGCTCTCCGCCCGCTTCCCGGGCGAGCGCCTGGTGATCCCGGCGGGCAACCTGAGGACCCGCTCGAACGACACGGAGTACCCCTTCCGCGCCTCCGTCGAGTACACCTACCTCACCGGCGACCAGACCGAGGACGGCGTCCTCGTCCTGGAGCCCACCACGGACGGCCACCAGGAGACGATCTACCTCCTGCCGCGCTCCGACCGCGAGAACGGCGAGTTCTGGCTCTCCGGCCAGGGCGAGCTGTGGGTCGGCCGCCGCCACTCCCTCACCGAGTCCGAGGCGCTCTACGGCATCCCGGCCGCCGACGTGCGCGAGCTGGCCGAGCAGTTGCGCGAGGCCACCGGCCCGGTCCGCGTGGTGCGCGGGCACGACGCCGGCATCGAGGCGGCCCTGACCGACAAGGTCACCGCCGAACGCGACGAGGAGCTGCGCGTCTTCCTCTCCGAGGCCCGGCTGGTCAAGGACGAGTTCGAGGTCGGCGAGCTGCAGAAGGCCGTCGACTCCACGGTCCGCGGCTTCGAGGACGTCGTGAAGGTCCTCGACAAGGCCGAGGCGACGAGCGAGCGCTACATCGAGGGAACGTTCTTCCTTCGCGCCCGCGTGGAGGGCAACGACGTCGGGTACGGCACGATCGCCGCCGCCGGCCCGCACGCCTGCACCCTGCACTGGGTCCGCAACGACGGCCCGGTCCGCTCCGGCGACCTCCTCCTGCTCGACGCGGGCGTGGAGACGCACACGCTGTACACCGCCGACGTCACGCGCACCCTGCCCGTCAGCGGCACGTACACCGAGATCCAGAAGAAGATCTACGACGCCGTGTACGAGGCCCAGGAGGCCGGCATCGCGGCCGTGCGGCCGGGCGCCAAGTACCGCGACTTCCACGACGCCGCCCAGCGCGTGCTCGCCGAGAAGCTCGTCGAGTGGGGACTGGCCGAGGGCCCGGTCGAGCGCGTGCTGGAGCTGGGCCTCCAGCGCCGCTGGACGCTGCACGGCACCGGTCACATGCTGGGCCTGGACGTCCACGACTGCGCCGCCGCGCGCGTGGAGACGTACGTCGACGGCACGCTGGAGCCGGGCATGGTGCTCACGGTCGAGCCGGGCCTGTACTTCCAGGCCGACGACCTGACGGTTCCGCAGGAGTACCGGGGCATCGGCGTCCGCATCGAGGACGACATCCTCGTCACGGAGGACGGCAACCGGAACCTGTCCGCCGGGCTGCCGCGGCGGTCCGACGAGGTCGAGGCGTGGATGGCGGCCCTGAAGGGCTGA